In Argiope bruennichi chromosome X1, qqArgBrue1.1, whole genome shotgun sequence, a single window of DNA contains:
- the LOC129958440 gene encoding RNA polymerase-associated protein CTR9 homolog — MTSRRHRRRGWKRAGGTGGEGGREQEAQAERVEESRRHRRRGWKRAGGTGGEGGREQEAQAERVEESRRHRRREWKRAGGTGGESGREQEAQAERVEESRRHRRREWKRAGGTGGESGREQEAQAERVEESRRHRRREWKRAGGTGGESGREQEAVETAQAETDGRAKGQEAGCLDQDGKNEDCLEEDNARNSVESKMNLGAIDWHF, encoded by the coding sequence ATGACCAGTAGGAGGCACAGGCGGAGAGGGTGGAAGAGAGCAGGAGGCACAGGCGGAGAGGGTGGAAGAGAGCAGGAGGCACAGGCGGAGAGGGTGGAAGAGAGCAGGAGGCACAGGCGGAGAGGGTGGAAGAGAGCAGGAGGCACAGGCGGAGAGGGTGGAAGAGAGCAGGAGGCACAGGCGGAGAGGGTGGAAGAGAGCAGGAGGCACAGGCGGAGAGAGTGGAAGAGAGCAGGAGGCACAGGCGGAGAGAGTGGAAGAGAGCAGGAGGCACAGGCGGAGAGAGTGGAAGAGAGCAGGAGGCACAGGCGGAGAGAGTGGAAGAGAGCAGGAGGCACAGGCGGAGAGAGTGGAAGAGAGCAGGAGGCACAGGCGGAGAGAGTGGAAGAGAGCAGGAGGCACAGGCGGAGAGAGTGGAAGAGAGCAGGAGGCACAGGCGGAGAGAGTGGAAGAGAGCAAGAAGCGGTTGAGACTGCACAAGCTGAAACAGATGGTCGTGCCAAAGGCCAAGAAGCAGGATGTTTAGACCAAGATGGTAAAAATGAAGATTGCCTTGAGGAAGACAATGCACGAAACTCAGTAGAATCCAAAATGAATTTAGGAGCAATTGATTGGCATTTTTGA
- the LOC129958441 gene encoding piggyBac transposable element-derived protein 4-like: MSEELFSQLYADVLSDCPSDFEFSDSDSDDSDIRPSKRQRRILSDSEADSDEEWNDIDIVPSLEDYSRNSRVPNFECDPPSIVDVIDSFFDEEFFNLVVSQTNLYHTQMKDLHKNSAKTLQWKEVTTNDMKKFLGLLVLMGQTKKTCWRDYWSTDPLVEIPIFPKTMSRMRFEQIFTFFHLSDNVENVLSTDRLYKIRPLLDYVISKSQSMYVPKQQLSLDEAMIPWRGRLKFKTYNPAKITKYGILVRMVCESESGYICNFEVYSGVGKKLEETILSILQPYFGFNHHVYQDNYYNNVSTASILLQNKIRVCGTIRENRGLPKLLIEKSKNLQRRQMTFLRKGPILLLTRKDKRNISPYEPCPPDIAPFDRRLLQTPIDWGGQDS; this comes from the exons atGTCGGAAGAACTTTTTAGCCAGTTATATGCGGATGTTTTGTCGGATTGTCCGAGTGATTTCGAGTTCAGTGATTCTGATAGTGATGATTCAGACATTAGACCATCAAAACGACAAAGAAGAATTCTTTCCGATAGTGAAGCAGATAGTGATGAAGAGTGGAATGATATTGATATTGTTCCTTCTTTGGAAGATTATTCGAGAAATTCGAGAGTACCGAACTTCGAATGTGATCCACCAAGCATCGTTGATGTAATCGATTCGttttttgatgaagaattttttaatttagttgtttCTCAAACAAATCTATATCACACCCAAATgaaagatttgcataaaaattcagcCAAAACTTTACAGTGGAAGGAAGTAACAACGAACGATATGAAAAAGTTTCTTGGATTGTTGGTATTGATGGGACAAACGAAAAAAACTTGCTGGAGAGATTATTGGTCAACTGACCCTTTGGTGGAAATACCAATATTCCCTAAAACAATGAGCAGGATGAGGTTTGAACAGATCTTCACATTTTTCCACCTCAGTGATAACGTTGAAAATGTACTTAGTACAGATAGGCTTTATAAAATTAGACCTCTCTTAGACTACGTTATTTCCAAAAGTCAATCGATGTATGTACCGAAGCAGCAATTATCATTAGACGAAGCAATGATACCATGGAGAGGACgtctaaaattcaaaacatataatcctgcaaaaattacaaaatacggAATTTTAGTGAGAATGGTTTGTGAAAGTGAGTCAGGGTACATTTGCAACTTTGAAGTTTATTCTGGTGTTGGGAAAAAACTTGAAGAAACAATATTGTCAATTTTGCAACCGTATTTTGGATTTAATCATCACGTGTATCAAGATAATTATTACAACAACGTTTCAACAGCTagtattttacttcaaaataaaatacgtGTATGTGGTACCATTCGCGAAAACCGTGGCTTGCCAAAATTACTTATAGAAAAATCCAAAAATCTTCAGAGAAGGCAAATGACATTTTTACGAAAAGGACCGATTCTGCTCCTCACACGGAAGGATAAAAG aaatatttcaccCTATGAGCCCTGCCCGCCCGATATCGCCCCATTCGATAGGCGCCTTCTTCAGACGCCTATCGACTGGGGCGGTCAGGATTCATAG